The stretch of DNA ACATGTTGCGGACGCCATAGGCGTAGACCTCAGGCCGGGCTcctggctgctgtgtgaaagGGTTGTCTGCAGGGATTCTGTACACGGGGCCTTTTTCATTGTCGTCCACATCGATACGCAGAACTTTGCCCAACAGGGCTGACCTGAAGGGCAGCATGGACACAATATGCAGTGAGTCACAGGCCACCCATGTTGATATTTCAGTGGCTTCCTTACTTGTTCTGGGAATTGCCATATTTGCCAAATGGATCTCCTGACATTCCGCCATCACCTGTGAAAATGTACAAGTAACCATCGTCTGCAAATAGCAGTTGGCCTCCGTTGTGGTTGGATGCAGGCTCGTCAATTTCCAGAATGACGCTGCAAGGACAAAGACCACACATGGACCAGGCGCGTGCAGTGATGGTGGAGCTGGTCTTCTACAACCACACCTACCGCTCAGTGGAGTGATCCACCACATTCATGTCACTGGCCGACACGTGGAACTCACTGATCCTGATCCGCTCGTCCACACCCACCGCCACTGAGTAGTACACATACAGCTTCCTGTTGTACTTGTGCTTGGGATGAAAGGTAAGTCCCAGAAAGCCTCTCTCATCCCCTTCCCACGATGATGTCAGCACAGCCTCTGTAATGTTCAGAAACGGCTTCTCCAGTCTGGACCGGTCAGGCAGGTAAGTCCAAACCAAGCCCACCTGCTCAGCCACGAAAAACCGATGGGTGCCGTCGTTTGCGTGGACCATGGCCAGCGGGTTCCGCAGCCCGTTGGCCACTTCCTCCAGACACAACTGGAGACAACCAGTCAGATCAGACTTGACCCGGCCCAAGTCCTGGCTCAGCCTCTGGTTGCTGATGAGGTGTGGGTAGCAGTAGTCCGCATCGCCCAGCTCCAGATATCGGCACACAGCAGCCTGGTCCTCTATGACCTGGACAATGTGTGGGTCATCAGAGAGGACGGAGAGGGTGGACTTGCACTTCTTCCAGAACTGGTGACAGTAGTCGGGACAGAGACCGGGAAGAGTCCGAACCGCGGTGTTTGGGTCCTCAACGTCAAAGAGGTGAGCTGCGTAGGGGGAGCACTCCTGCAAAGGGAAAGGTTCACTCAGCAGGATTCAACCAGTAGGTGGTCAACAGGCCATCAATCATAACTAGTATAATCTGACATGACAGAGTAGGAATAACTGGAAACTACTGCAATACAATAACTGCAATTCATAAATATACAGTGTCCTTATTTCaccatgtttttatgttttatgtaattaatgtacaaatatttttttaaacagacaatGTTTAATGTATAATCTGCTAAATTGTTTGCCATCATTATGACATTTTCCATATCCTtctaaataaaagtgaaattatTACTTTAGTTTACTTTCATTCTATTTTCTAGATCCAAACAACTCGTGGACTTGGACCTTTGACCCGTTTATTTACCTGGCAGAGCAGCTCCAGAACAAAGCCCGCACAGTCGGAGTATTCATCAGAACCGAGCCTGCCAATGACCCGTTGGTACCTGTTCAGGAGCTCTTGGTCTTTGTCATAGTCGCAGCAGCCAAAGTTCGTGTACATGACACAGAACTGCAACTCCCGCAACGGCTTGAACGGCGGCTTGAAGTCCAGACACTGCGGGTGTGACGTCACGGGTAAGACCCACAACCAGCAGCACAACAGCCCGACCGGACACAGCAGCCGAACCGGGACTCTACCGGACCCGCGCTGCGTCATGGTCCGCGGAGGAGGCAGCTTCACGGACTTTGATTTTATTACGTGTGACGTAATAGAATCTGAGCGTCCTGTCAAACACGTGGAGGGAAACGAACGTGGAGACGCGGGGGAGAGAATCCGTCAACCTTGATCAGAGTTTacatacagtcaactttaagtCTGTTATTGGTTGAAATTGTTTACAAAGATTTACGAATTGTTTCACATCAATACTTTACTTTGACTTATATTTAAATGCTATTTACTCAAATTTTGCATCTAATTTTGTCTGGTGCCAAATTCCTTCAACTGGTCCTAACGCAGACTTTATATTTAGTTAAAAAGTCTGACTCAGTTAAATCTAAAAGCAGTTATTGAAGGAAACTGACAATGATCCACtgacataataaaatgttaagatGTAATTATTATTGGCTCCGTCCTCC from Betta splendens chromosome 7, fBetSpl5.4, whole genome shotgun sequence encodes:
- the hhipl1 gene encoding HHIP-like protein 1 isoform X2, with translation MTQRGSGRVPVRLLCPVGLLCCWLWVLPVTSHPQCLDFKPPFKPLRELQFCVMYTNFGCCDYDKDQELLNRYQRVIGRLGSDEYSDCAGFVLELLCQECSPYAAHLFDVEDPNTAVRTLPGLCPDYCHQFWKKCKSTLSVLSDDPHIVQVIEDQAAVCRYLELGDADYCYPHLISNQRLSQDLGRVKSDLTGCLQLCLEEVANGLRNPLAMVHANDGTHRFFVAEQVGLVWTYLPDRSRLEKPFLNITEAVLTSSWEGDERGFLGLTFHPKHKYNRKLYVYYSVAVGVDERIRISEFHVSASDMNVVDHSTERVILEIDEPASNHNGGQLLFADDGYLYIFTGDGGMSGDPFGKYGNSQNKSALLGKVLRIDVDDNEKGPVYRIPADNPFTQQPGARPEVYAYGVRNMWRCSVDRGHPQTKEGKGRIFCGDVGQNKFEEIDIIEKGGNYGWRAREGFACYDKSLCNNSSLDDVLPIYSYSHKMGKSVTGGYMYRGCEHPNLNGMYIFGDFMSGRLMSLQEDVNTGQWRYSEICMGMGQTCAFPGLINNYHQYIISFAEDEAGELYFMSTRIPSATSASGVVYKVVDPSRRAPPGQCRYDPSPVRVKSDLIRFVPQEMLISAKPRSRNKAEPSAPESSERLQGQGAAKAKHSRQKGRRRKGRV
- the hhipl1 gene encoding HHIP-like protein 1 isoform X1, whose amino-acid sequence is MTQRGSGRVPVRLLCPVGLLCCWLWVLPVTSHPQCLDFKPPFKPLRELQFCVMYTNFGCCDYDKDQELLNRYQRVIGRLGSDEYSDCAGFVLELLCQECSPYAAHLFDVEDPNTAVRTLPGLCPDYCHQFWKKCKSTLSVLSDDPHIVQVIEDQAAVCRYLELGDADYCYPHLISNQRLSQDLGRVKSDLTGCLQLCLEEVANGLRNPLAMVHANDGTHRFFVAEQVGLVWTYLPDRSRLEKPFLNITEAVLTSSWEGDERGFLGLTFHPKHKYNRKLYVYYSVAVGVDERIRISEFHVSASDMNVVDHSTERVILEIDEPASNHNGGQLLFADDGYLYIFTGDGGMSGDPFGKYGNSQNKSALLGKVLRIDVDDNEKGPVYRIPADNPFTQQPGARPEVYAYGVRNMWRCSVDRGHPQTKEGKGRIFCGDVGQNKFEEIDIIEKGGNYGWRAREGFACYDKSLCNNSSLGFPTDDVLPIYSYSHKMGKSVTGGYMYRGCEHPNLNGMYIFGDFMSGRLMSLQEDVNTGQWRYSEICMGMGQTCAFPGLINNYHQYIISFAEDEAGELYFMSTRIPSATSASGVVYKVVDPSRRAPPGQCRYDPSPVRVKSDLIRFVPQEMLISAKPRSRNKAEPSAPESSERLQGQGAAKAKHSRQKGRRRKGRV